One region of Thiorhodovibrio frisius genomic DNA includes:
- the dsbD gene encoding protein-disulfide reductase DsbD, translated as MHPKLVKTHPQSHQSKSALPARRSAPPGWLSPWLLLAGLICLLGGPARADFLPVEQAFQPEVAALSANELVVRWQIAPGYYLYQNKLRFRTETPGVTLGQPQLPPAEVRQDQFFGQVDIYRDQLEVRIPVERGENTAAPLTLLARFQGCADAGFCYPPQEVALEVALPAMSPVMSPTVSPATSPDANKVAASNLRAALGTSTRQSLGLDDDILPAAEAFVFSADIKSPNLLELRWTIAPETFMYRDMIALRLSPERAEAAGVQLGKLKLPEAEIKANTVRPDGSIGDVAIYHGLVTGEIPLLRSRVEAAEIELIATFQGCAERGICYPPVTKTVTLALPPTDRLVDAQTLAATQQVAAAEPTAGEARVSEQDQIAARLAKAGIFGALALFFGLGLLLAFTPCVFPMIPILSGIIAGQGQGITTRQAFMLSLAYVLAMALTYAIVGVIAGLFGANLQAAFQNPWILTLFAGIFVALALSMFGFYELQLPSSLQTRLTELSNQQQGGTLIGAAIMGALSALIVGPCVAPPLMGALIFIGKTGDAVLGFFALLGLGLGMGAPLLLIGTSAGKLLPRAGAWMDAVKAVFGVLLLAVAVLLLERILPVAIALLFWGLLLIASAVYLGALEPLPAQASGWRKLWKGLGVALMVYGALMLVGAAAGGRDTLQPLRGLMPAGGAQSSAHAEFKRIKTVTDLERELAAAATQGQPVMLDFYADWCVSCKEMERYTFPEPAVQSAMADFILLQADVTANDAEDRALMQERFGIPGPPAMLFFDTSGTELRGFRLVGFVPPEEFAAHLQEIQP; from the coding sequence ATGCACCCAAAGCTCGTGAAAACCCACCCACAGTCGCACCAGAGCAAATCAGCACTGCCCGCGCGCAGATCAGCGCCACCAGGCTGGCTGAGTCCCTGGCTGCTGCTCGCGGGGCTGATCTGCCTGCTGGGCGGGCCGGCGCGAGCGGACTTCCTGCCCGTTGAGCAGGCCTTCCAGCCCGAGGTCGCGGCCCTGAGCGCGAATGAACTAGTCGTGCGCTGGCAGATCGCACCCGGGTATTACCTCTACCAGAACAAACTGCGTTTTCGCACCGAGACACCCGGAGTCACGCTGGGTCAGCCGCAGCTGCCGCCGGCTGAGGTCAGGCAGGATCAGTTCTTTGGCCAGGTCGACATCTATCGGGATCAGCTTGAAGTGCGGATTCCCGTTGAGCGCGGCGAGAACACCGCTGCCCCCCTGACCCTGCTCGCCCGCTTCCAGGGCTGCGCCGATGCCGGCTTCTGCTATCCGCCACAAGAGGTCGCGCTCGAAGTCGCCCTGCCGGCGATGAGTCCGGTCATGAGTCCGACTGTCAGTCCGGCGACCAGCCCGGACGCCAATAAAGTCGCTGCCTCAAATCTGCGCGCGGCACTCGGCACCAGCACTCGCCAAAGCTTAGGGCTTGACGACGACATTCTTCCTGCCGCAGAAGCCTTCGTTTTTTCCGCCGACATCAAGTCGCCCAACCTGCTCGAGCTGCGCTGGACTATCGCACCCGAGACCTTCATGTACCGCGACATGATCGCGCTTAGGCTGTCCCCTGAGCGGGCCGAAGCTGCGGGCGTGCAACTTGGCAAGCTGAAGCTGCCAGAGGCCGAGATCAAAGCCAACACCGTGCGCCCGGATGGCAGCATCGGCGATGTCGCCATCTACCATGGCCTGGTGACGGGCGAAATTCCGCTGCTGCGCTCTCGCGTCGAAGCAGCCGAGATTGAACTCATCGCGACCTTCCAGGGCTGTGCCGAACGCGGCATCTGCTATCCGCCGGTGACCAAAACCGTCACCCTGGCCCTGCCGCCAACCGATAGACTGGTCGACGCGCAAACCCTGGCTGCCACTCAGCAGGTTGCAGCCGCTGAACCCACAGCAGGCGAGGCGCGAGTATCCGAGCAGGACCAAATTGCCGCACGGCTCGCGAAAGCCGGCATCTTCGGCGCTTTGGCGCTGTTCTTCGGTCTGGGGCTGTTGCTGGCCTTTACCCCCTGCGTCTTCCCGATGATTCCCATTCTCTCCGGCATCATCGCCGGACAGGGTCAGGGCATCACCACCCGACAGGCGTTCATGCTGTCCCTAGCCTATGTGCTGGCGATGGCGCTGACCTACGCCATCGTCGGCGTGATCGCCGGACTCTTTGGCGCCAACTTGCAGGCCGCGTTCCAAAATCCTTGGATACTGACGCTTTTTGCCGGCATTTTCGTCGCCCTGGCGCTGTCCATGTTCGGCTTCTACGAGCTGCAACTGCCAAGCAGCCTGCAAACCCGGCTGACCGAACTCAGTAACCAACAACAGGGCGGCACTCTGATCGGCGCGGCCATCATGGGCGCCCTCTCGGCGCTGATCGTCGGCCCCTGTGTCGCCCCGCCGCTGATGGGTGCGCTGATCTTCATCGGCAAGACCGGCGATGCAGTACTCGGCTTTTTCGCCCTGCTCGGACTCGGGCTCGGCATGGGCGCACCCCTGCTGCTGATCGGCACCTCGGCCGGCAAGCTGCTACCGCGCGCGGGCGCCTGGATGGATGCGGTCAAGGCGGTCTTTGGCGTGCTGCTACTGGCGGTGGCGGTGCTGCTGCTTGAGCGCATTCTACCGGTGGCCATTGCGCTGCTGTTCTGGGGGCTGCTGCTGATTGCCTCGGCGGTTTATCTAGGGGCGCTCGAGCCCCTGCCCGCCCAGGCCAGCGGCTGGCGCAAGCTATGGAAAGGCCTGGGCGTTGCGCTAATGGTCTATGGCGCCCTGATGCTGGTCGGCGCCGCCGCCGGCGGGCGCGATACCCTGCAACCACTGCGCGGGCTAATGCCTGCCGGTGGCGCGCAGAGCAGCGCCCATGCCGAATTCAAGCGCATCAAGACGGTTACCGATCTCGAACGTGAGCTCGCAGCCGCAGCCACCCAGGGCCAGCCTGTGATGCTCGACTTCTACGCCGACTGGTGCGTATCCTGCAAAGAAATGGAGCGCTACACCTTCCCCGAACCCGCGGTCCAAAGCGCCATGGCGGATTTCATCCTGCTCCAGGCCGATGTCACCGCCAACGATGCCGAGGACAGGGCACTGATGCAGGAGCGCTTCGGCATTCCCGGTCCGCCGGCCATGCTGTTTTTTGATACCTCGGGCACAGAGCTGCGCGGTTTCCGCTTGGTCGGCTTCGTGCCGCCGGAGGAGTTCGCCGCCCATCTGCAGGAGATCCAGCCATGA